In the genome of Acidobacteriota bacterium, one region contains:
- a CDS encoding YraN family protein, whose product MPVVSGRQRLGKAGEDLACRELTHRGYAVLARRFRTRFGEIDIVADHRGTVVFVEVKTRTTGLFGEAVESVPGWKRRRLETMAVEYLRRAGRGDVACRFDVVAIDDAGSARPMVRVIENAFSAGRW is encoded by the coding sequence GTGCCTGTCGTCTCCGGCCGACAACGCCTCGGGAAAGCCGGCGAAGACCTCGCGTGCCGCGAGTTGACCCACCGCGGGTACGCAGTTCTTGCCAGGCGCTTCCGCACACGCTTTGGAGAAATCGACATCGTCGCCGACCATCGCGGCACGGTCGTCTTCGTCGAGGTCAAGACGAGGACGACCGGGCTGTTCGGAGAGGCGGTGGAGTCGGTGCCGGGCTGGAAGCGCCGGCGTCTCGAGACGATGGCCGTCGAGTACTTGCGGAGAGCGGGCCGGGGCGACGTCGCGTGCCGCTTCGATGTCGTCGCGATTGACGATGCGGGCAGCGCGCGGCCGATGGTGCGCGTGATCGAGAACGCCTTCAGCGCTGGCCGATGGTGA
- a CDS encoding NYN domain-containing protein produces the protein MAESDRLRIAVFIDFDNIEIGVKNTLGASFDAGLVLEALKERGEVVSKTAYSDWQRAGGYSRALTQHAIRMVQRNMTPGGDKNGADINLALDALEMAFTHPHINAFVIVGGDSDFISLVEKLKQYDKKVFIVGGRQFTSVIMQRNCHEFVAYENLLASSGVSQPAADRRHGGGREVRVERSPIEQAIPLVSRALKVLSEREVSPQLGLLKSTLLQLDSTFSERNYGAGSFRDFVQKLEKVGVVKVHHGKGGLLVELAEGVQTPQPPAERAAAPAEESEAAAAPPLAAGAPAAEQAGSRQAPPEVIGTAADGLRAFRDLLARAAVRRWPMYLRNVKQVIRQTSPEFDERSYGFANLTDLLRAAHRENIVRVDRDRQGVIRVFQGSTPVPSSQEEATPEPAVFDVETEEAPEAREQEIVERVVVTEIDVPVFDVAYIEEAVSLPEIDVTPYEASEDRLPGDVDGNRAEPSGGRESGAASSGRKRRPRTRPAGGSGRTTARAPKSRARK, from the coding sequence GTGGCTGAGTCAGACCGTCTCCGCATAGCTGTATTCATCGATTTCGACAACATCGAGATTGGCGTCAAGAACACGCTCGGCGCCTCGTTCGACGCCGGGCTGGTGCTCGAGGCGCTGAAGGAACGTGGGGAGGTCGTCTCGAAGACCGCCTACAGCGACTGGCAGCGGGCCGGCGGCTACAGCCGCGCGCTGACCCAGCACGCCATCCGGATGGTGCAGCGCAACATGACGCCCGGCGGCGACAAGAACGGCGCCGACATCAACCTGGCGCTCGATGCCCTCGAGATGGCGTTCACCCATCCGCACATCAACGCGTTCGTCATCGTCGGCGGCGACAGCGACTTCATCAGCCTGGTGGAGAAGCTGAAGCAGTACGACAAGAAGGTGTTCATCGTGGGCGGCCGGCAGTTCACGAGCGTGATCATGCAGCGCAACTGCCACGAGTTCGTCGCCTACGAGAACCTGCTGGCCAGCTCCGGCGTGAGCCAGCCGGCGGCGGATCGACGGCACGGCGGCGGGCGAGAAGTGCGGGTCGAACGGTCGCCGATCGAACAGGCGATCCCGCTGGTGTCCCGCGCGCTGAAAGTGCTGTCGGAGCGCGAGGTGTCGCCGCAGTTGGGGCTGCTGAAGAGCACGTTGCTGCAGCTCGATTCGACCTTCTCCGAGCGCAATTACGGCGCGGGCTCGTTCCGTGACTTCGTCCAGAAGCTCGAGAAGGTGGGCGTCGTGAAGGTCCACCACGGCAAGGGCGGGCTGCTCGTGGAGCTGGCGGAAGGTGTCCAAACGCCGCAGCCGCCGGCCGAACGTGCCGCTGCGCCGGCCGAAGAGAGCGAGGCGGCAGCGGCCCCACCGCTCGCCGCGGGTGCGCCCGCGGCGGAGCAGGCTGGCTCACGCCAGGCACCGCCCGAGGTGATCGGCACGGCGGCGGACGGCCTCCGCGCCTTCCGTGATCTGCTTGCGCGCGCCGCCGTCCGGCGGTGGCCGATGTACTTGCGAAACGTCAAACAGGTCATCCGGCAGACGAGCCCGGAGTTCGACGAACGCTCCTACGGGTTCGCCAACCTGACCGATCTGCTGCGCGCCGCCCATCGCGAGAACATCGTGCGCGTCGATCGCGACCGGCAGGGGGTCATCCGCGTGTTCCAGGGCAGCACGCCGGTGCCCTCGTCCCAGGAGGAGGCGACGCCGGAACCCGCGGTGTTCGACGTGGAAACCGAAGAGGCGCCCGAAGCGCGGGAGCAGGAGATCGTGGAGCGGGTCGTCGTGACGGAGATCGACGTCCCCGTGTTCGACGTCGCGTACATCGAAGAGGCCGTGTCGCTTCCCGAGATCGACGTCACGCCCTACGAGGCGAGCGAGGATCGGTTGCCGGGCGACGTCGATGGCAATCGCGCCGAGCCCTCTGGCGGCCGAGAGTCGGGCGCCGCTAGCTCTGGGCGCAAGCGTCGTCCTCGCACCCGCCCGGCAGGTGGGAGCGGCCGGACGACGGCCAGAGCCCCGAAGTCGCGAGCGAGAAAATAG
- a CDS encoding GNAT family N-acetyltransferase yields MTGVKRTSGIADMQITPARPDAAARIADLVNRAYEVERFFVDGDRTSLDEVRTAMARGTFLTAVDESGGLVGAVLVDVTGRSASFGMLAVEPARQGEGVGRRLVDAAERCAREAGAATMEIRVVNLRADLLPRYARLGYAPVGEAPYVDRPVRRPCHFILMAKALY; encoded by the coding sequence ATGACGGGCGTCAAGCGCACATCCGGCATCGCCGACATGCAGATCACGCCAGCTCGCCCTGACGCCGCGGCCAGGATTGCGGACCTCGTGAACCGCGCCTACGAAGTCGAACGGTTTTTCGTCGACGGCGATCGCACGAGCCTGGACGAGGTGCGCACCGCGATGGCGCGCGGCACGTTCCTCACGGCGGTGGACGAGTCGGGCGGCCTCGTCGGCGCCGTGCTGGTCGACGTGACCGGACGCAGCGCGTCGTTCGGGATGCTCGCGGTGGAGCCCGCCCGGCAGGGCGAGGGCGTCGGCCGCCGGCTCGTGGACGCCGCCGAGCGCTGCGCGCGCGAGGCCGGCGCCGCCACGATGGAGATCCGCGTCGTGAACCTGCGAGCCGATCTGCTGCCGCGCTACGCGCGCCTGGGATACGCCCCGGTCGGCGAGGCGCCCTACGTCGATCGGCCGGTCCGCCGTCCCTGTCATTTCATCCTGATGGCGAAGGCGCTATACTGA